In Deinococcus psychrotolerans, a genomic segment contains:
- a CDS encoding GNAT family N-acetyltransferase, giving the protein MTSSLPAALELAHFGLAAQHPLTRAWQADETRLERLAEIYGFDLQLAHDLDLAAKRAEFLDVGQGAQAFLNRWVNVPPDLHAMLSIRFEGLDRAKPFVDASLLSRPLTELDLPALAEVAREIYGTFKPLYLRLWSAAPAGHFPETSPDKRFLAAPIVELRKVDVPPELNTRPTPDLQHYPDAQAAYASVDARHPDHPQQAQIESEETLQELIEVGTLFDVLVNGEWAGYVGSTENFAADTLGLDAYVVQELILAPPFRGKGYGTFLSTLLARALPDQSRVLIGIIHAENRGAITAATRAGRVDVGGWVQIRL; this is encoded by the coding sequence ATGACCTCCTCTTTACCGGCAGCTTTAGAGCTGGCCCACTTCGGTTTAGCTGCCCAGCACCCGCTGACCCGCGCTTGGCAAGCTGACGAGACACGTCTGGAGCGCCTCGCGGAGATTTACGGGTTTGATTTACAACTCGCTCACGATCTCGACTTGGCTGCCAAGCGGGCCGAGTTTCTGGACGTGGGCCAGGGCGCACAGGCGTTTCTCAACCGCTGGGTCAACGTGCCGCCTGACCTCCACGCCATGCTGAGCATCCGCTTCGAGGGACTGGACAGAGCCAAACCCTTTGTGGACGCCAGTCTGCTCAGCCGCCCGCTGACTGAGCTGGATTTGCCCGCCCTGGCTGAAGTCGCCCGCGAGATCTACGGAACGTTCAAGCCGCTGTATTTGAGGCTCTGGAGCGCCGCGCCTGCCGGACATTTTCCAGAAACCTCACCCGACAAGCGCTTTCTGGCCGCGCCGATTGTGGAGCTCAGAAAAGTGGATGTGCCGCCCGAACTCAATACCCGGCCCACCCCAGATTTGCAGCATTACCCAGACGCGCAGGCCGCCTACGCCAGCGTGGACGCTCGGCATCCCGACCACCCACAGCAAGCCCAAATCGAAAGTGAAGAAACCTTGCAGGAGTTGATCGAAGTGGGAACCCTGTTCGATGTGCTGGTTAACGGCGAGTGGGCCGGATACGTCGGGAGCACCGAAAACTTCGCAGCCGATACGCTGGGCCTGGATGCTTATGTGGTGCAGGAATTGATTCTGGCCCCGCCGTTTCGCGGCAAGGGCTACGGCACATTTCTCAGCACGCTGCTGGCCCGCGCTTTGCCGGATCAAAGCCGCGTGCTGATCGGCATCATTCACGCCGAGAATAGGGGCGCGATCACAGCGGCGACGCGGGCCGGGCGGGTGGACGTGGGCGGCTGGGTGCAGATCAGATTGTAG
- a CDS encoding C1 family peptidase, whose amino-acid sequence MKSKLTKVLLVGTLLSMVLASCGGNGDPKPKPPPDASLFTAANAWDGSAPSDATTLTPDEFQAKVKSGEIELITAQDLKGQEQTWRDQYVQDQAFLKAIPADQRSPDVEALLNQTPDLPMTPGGDYIITVKNNDGTTFNTITLGKQSQMRQIVESFKQASSSENALAAYQAAYDASPADIQGKISAPSRLSGQPVSTIMNALDNLDDALASVANLDNTRIEPQSLTPQSGPGNGVDTAGICTPSNAGITKNFWWPLKRFTTPVKQQGMRGSCWGFAAVAALESREMVVHDQTLNLSEQYIVNKNKRNYAPSDFSDGYSAAAALNNMLNHNDKIPSEGAWTYNQSYGRPSTAFDAGVAGTAASYKNACSNYSGYCSETAHQSPRSCTSFLFITYCAYNTVTNVGGGVDGSATTEVWNNAWSTSSAHTRRSHFPVNTIRVLLASGQPLLASFGVFPGWDGAGASGFVTNYSSTGGRGGHVVLMTGFISNATLAQRLPSAPAGAGGGYFIIKNSWGCGAADAGYYYVPVDYVTKFFSNLTRMNMTTSRSARWNTEVVQGKGSAGPQVSLTAPFTFSGGFHQPFYFNFQKLQTFSARVNDATDGQDCCSSSLEWFSAKAGANKIASGKTVNLNLAGSGASDTITTKAKDSDGNVGQISFMVYDGGYPIVTVLYPQQGSTLPLKTPTLLQANAVQFLGGGNLDTALNCAGMTWKSSKAGEGPWTGCTPSVSFATSGPRTLTASQTYDGRTDSKTVSVTVAEAPTPPTPTVVVTITAPKLPYSVGTYGSSVLVDFAGSVTLNGVSASCATLTWKAVSATKTYTGTGCAPKIDLNIGVYTVTVTYTNGSGQGSASGTVTIVQKIVG is encoded by the coding sequence ATGAAAAGCAAACTCACCAAGGTCTTACTTGTGGGCACGTTGCTCAGCATGGTGCTGGCGAGCTGTGGGGGGAACGGTGATCCCAAACCCAAGCCGCCGCCCGATGCGTCTTTGTTTACGGCGGCCAATGCATGGGACGGCAGCGCCCCCAGCGACGCCACCACACTCACGCCCGACGAGTTTCAGGCCAAAGTTAAAAGCGGCGAGATTGAGCTGATCACTGCCCAAGACCTCAAAGGTCAGGAGCAGACCTGGCGCGATCAGTACGTCCAAGACCAAGCCTTCCTCAAGGCCATCCCCGCCGATCAGCGTAGCCCAGACGTGGAAGCGCTGCTGAACCAGACCCCCGACTTGCCGATGACCCCTGGCGGCGATTACATCATCACCGTTAAAAACAATGACGGCACCACCTTCAATACCATCACCTTGGGCAAGCAAAGCCAGATGCGCCAGATCGTCGAGAGCTTTAAGCAGGCCAGCAGTTCTGAAAACGCGCTCGCGGCTTATCAAGCGGCCTATGACGCTTCGCCCGCCGACATTCAGGGCAAAATCAGCGCTCCCAGCCGCTTGAGCGGCCAGCCTGTGAGCACGATCATGAACGCGCTGGACAATTTGGATGACGCCCTTGCCAGTGTGGCAAATTTGGACAACACCCGCATAGAGCCCCAGTCGCTGACGCCTCAGAGCGGCCCCGGTAACGGCGTGGACACGGCTGGCATCTGCACGCCGTCGAATGCGGGCATCACCAAGAATTTCTGGTGGCCGCTCAAACGCTTTACCACGCCGGTCAAGCAGCAAGGCATGCGCGGCAGTTGCTGGGGCTTTGCGGCGGTAGCGGCGCTGGAAAGCCGCGAGATGGTGGTGCATGATCAGACGCTCAACCTCAGCGAGCAGTACATCGTCAATAAAAACAAGCGCAATTATGCGCCCAGCGATTTCTCGGACGGCTACAGCGCGGCAGCGGCCCTTAACAACATGCTCAACCACAACGACAAGATCCCCAGTGAGGGCGCGTGGACGTACAACCAATCCTACGGACGCCCCAGCACCGCCTTTGACGCCGGTGTGGCAGGCACCGCCGCTTCGTACAAGAATGCTTGCAGCAACTACAGCGGCTACTGTTCGGAAACCGCTCACCAAAGCCCGCGCTCCTGCACCAGTTTCTTGTTTATTACCTACTGCGCCTATAACACCGTTACAAACGTAGGCGGCGGAGTGGACGGCAGCGCCACCACGGAAGTGTGGAATAACGCGTGGTCAACTTCCAGTGCCCATACCCGGCGCAGCCATTTCCCCGTCAACACCATTCGGGTTTTGCTCGCCAGCGGCCAACCCCTGCTGGCATCGTTTGGCGTGTTTCCCGGCTGGGACGGTGCAGGTGCTAGCGGCTTTGTCACCAACTACAGTTCTACTGGTGGGCGCGGCGGCCACGTCGTCTTGATGACCGGCTTTATTTCCAACGCCACTTTGGCCCAGCGCTTGCCGTCTGCGCCGGCTGGAGCGGGCGGCGGCTACTTCATCATCAAAAACTCGTGGGGCTGCGGAGCGGCCGACGCGGGCTACTACTACGTGCCAGTTGATTACGTGACCAAGTTCTTCTCCAATCTCACGCGCATGAACATGACCACTTCGCGCTCAGCACGCTGGAACACCGAAGTGGTGCAGGGCAAAGGCAGCGCCGGCCCGCAGGTCAGCTTGACTGCGCCGTTCACTTTTTCTGGCGGCTTCCACCAGCCTTTCTACTTCAATTTCCAAAAACTCCAGACGTTCAGCGCCCGCGTCAATGACGCCACCGACGGTCAGGACTGCTGCTCCAGCAGCCTCGAATGGTTCTCGGCCAAAGCAGGCGCGAATAAAATCGCCAGCGGTAAAACCGTCAACTTGAATTTGGCGGGCAGCGGCGCGAGCGATACCATCACCACCAAAGCCAAAGACTCGGACGGCAATGTAGGCCAGATCAGTTTTATGGTGTACGACGGCGGCTATCCCATAGTGACCGTTCTCTATCCGCAGCAAGGATCGACCTTGCCGCTCAAGACTCCCACCCTTTTGCAGGCGAACGCCGTGCAGTTTCTGGGCGGCGGTAACCTGGACACGGCTCTGAACTGTGCCGGCATGACCTGGAAGAGCAGCAAAGCCGGTGAAGGCCCGTGGACGGGATGCACGCCCAGCGTGAGCTTCGCCACGTCCGGCCCGCGCACCCTGACCGCCAGTCAGACTTACGATGGCCGCACAGACAGCAAAACCGTGAGCGTCACGGTGGCGGAAGCGCCGACCCCGCCGACGCCCACCGTGGTGGTGACGATCACCGCGCCCAAACTGCCGTATTCAGTCGGAACGTACGGCTCCAGCGTTCTTGTTGACTTCGCGGGCAGCGTGACGCTCAACGGCGTGAGCGCGTCGTGCGCGACGCTGACTTGGAAGGCAGTCAGTGCGACCAAGACCTACACCGGCACAGGCTGCGCTCCCAAAATCGATTTGAATATCGGTGTCTATACCGTGACCGTCACTTACACCAACGGCTCGGGCCAAGGGTCGGCCAGCGGAACCGTGACTATCGTTCAGAAAATAGTTGGTTAA
- a CDS encoding CDP-alcohol phosphatidyltransferase family protein: MLLSSPIKLARLRWLKALAAALPVIGIWAVLGVLCLALLPSLKAELALGLGLCSMPIVVSRPLSLRRSDLMQRKQKSDLLAAFRQFGMEALLLGTLSWLPATGGVVALSFMWTARQRALNGRSAALRFALIFWALHWIMSLRANWLVALRAGLALLFPFFFRVGDVPGLWWSLGLLALMGLSDVLDGWVARRSGKASRVGELLDSMADGLARITALIVFVAADVLPLWMVLLLVWRDLISWSLRFMDLGMGKDEVHKRLSGKLNGAAQSLLVGGVVVALLTAAIRDMPEPLNLIWWLGLLSAATAAWSTLDLVVTYRQTIRRFLGLAQA; this comes from the coding sequence TTGTTGCTGAGTAGTCCGATCAAATTGGCGAGATTGCGCTGGCTCAAGGCCTTAGCAGCGGCGTTGCCCGTCATCGGAATCTGGGCGGTGCTGGGCGTGCTGTGCCTCGCTCTGTTGCCCAGCCTCAAAGCGGAGCTGGCTTTGGGTTTGGGCCTGTGCAGCATGCCGATCGTGGTGTCCCGGCCCCTGAGCCTGCGCCGCAGTGATTTGATGCAGCGCAAACAAAAAAGTGACTTGCTGGCCGCGTTCAGGCAATTCGGCATGGAAGCGCTACTGCTGGGCACACTCTCTTGGCTACCGGCAACCGGTGGGGTGGTGGCGCTGAGCTTCATGTGGACGGCGCGGCAGCGAGCGCTGAACGGAAGGAGCGCCGCTCTGCGTTTTGCTCTCATCTTCTGGGCATTACACTGGATTATGTCCCTGAGAGCGAATTGGCTGGTCGCCCTGCGTGCCGGGCTGGCGCTGTTGTTTCCCTTTTTCTTCCGCGTGGGCGACGTGCCGGGCCTGTGGTGGTCGCTGGGCCTGCTGGCCTTGATGGGCCTGAGTGACGTGCTGGACGGCTGGGTGGCCCGCCGCAGCGGCAAGGCCAGTCGGGTGGGTGAACTCTTGGACAGCATGGCCGACGGGCTGGCCCGCATCACCGCGCTGATCGTGTTCGTGGCCGCCGACGTGTTGCCGCTGTGGATGGTGCTGCTGCTGGTTTGGCGCGACCTCATTTCGTGGTCGCTGCGCTTCATGGATCTCGGCATGGGTAAGGACGAAGTCCACAAGCGCTTGTCGGGCAAGCTCAACGGCGCGGCCCAGAGCTTGCTGGTCGGCGGCGTGGTGGTCGCTCTGCTCACAGCGGCCATTCGGGACATGCCGGAGCCGCTGAACCTCATCTGGTGGCTGGGTCTGCTCAGCGCCGCGACTGCCGCTTGGAGTACCCTCGATTTGGTCGTGACCTACCGCCAGACCATCCGCCGCTTTCTGGGACTGGCCCAAGCGTAG
- a CDS encoding glycosyltransferase family 2 protein, with amino-acid sequence MPDPSNLRRVSVVIPAYNEAQTVAATVRAAWAAGPLEVLVVSDGSTDDTAAEARRAGAEVLELQPNRGKAGALLAGVAATSGEIVLLLDADLIGVRAEHLHALAGPVISGEAAATVGLFVAGAAHTTLASWLTRRWSGQRAMKRELLTELDAAGQRYAIELMIEDRLKRSDIRPKYVLLRGVGHRTKEDKLGLAAGLRARLEMFQQLAAYRLRRRR; translated from the coding sequence GTGCCTGACCCCTCCAACCTGCGGCGGGTCAGCGTCGTCATTCCGGCTTACAACGAAGCCCAGACGGTGGCCGCCACCGTGCGGGCCGCTTGGGCTGCCGGGCCACTGGAAGTGCTGGTGGTCAGTGACGGCAGCACCGACGACACTGCCGCCGAAGCCCGCCGGGCTGGAGCAGAAGTGCTGGAATTGCAACCCAACCGGGGCAAGGCGGGTGCGCTGCTGGCCGGAGTCGCAGCCACCTCCGGCGAGATCGTGCTGCTGCTCGACGCCGACTTGATCGGCGTAAGGGCCGAACACCTTCACGCTTTGGCTGGCCCTGTTATCAGTGGCGAAGCTGCCGCCACCGTCGGCCTGTTTGTCGCTGGGGCCGCCCATACCACCCTGGCCAGTTGGCTGACCCGGCGCTGGAGCGGACAACGGGCCATGAAGCGTGAACTCCTCACGGAGCTGGACGCCGCCGGGCAGCGTTACGCCATCGAACTGATGATCGAAGACCGTCTCAAGCGCTCGGACATTCGGCCCAAGTATGTGCTGCTGCGGGGCGTGGGCCACCGCACCAAAGAAGACAAATTGGGCTTGGCGGCGGGGCTACGTGCCCGTTTGGAAATGTTTCAGCAATTGGCGGCCTACCGGCTGCGGCGCAGGCGCTGA